CCTTGAGGCAATAGCAGTCGCAGTACACTCGGTCACCGGACTACCTACGACAATTCGCAGTCTCAAGCGAAAAGGGCTTCGCCTGGAAAAAGGGGAAATCCTTGATAGGGATTACACAGGACCTGTGCTCGAAAAAGTATTGGAAACAAATGAAGTTATCCACGAAGTTCCTACAGAAGGCGTATACAAGGGAAAACATGTAGTTGTTGCGCCCATTCGCTCAAAAGACGGGAAAGCTATCGCAGCTCTAGGGATTGTAGATATACTGGCTATCATAGACCTGCAGTCCATTTTTCAAGAATATACCTCAGTATTGCAAGAGGTTGAGAACTCAGAGAAATAAAAAGCAGGCAATAATTGCTTATACTCAGACGGATAATAAAAAAGTGGTTATTGGAGGATCT
The Methanosarcina thermophila TM-1 genome window above contains:
- a CDS encoding DUF2111 domain-containing protein produces the protein MTTLFISEDSGPEDLEAIAVAVHSVTGLPTTIRSLKRKGLRLEKGEILDRDYTGPVLEKVLETNEVIHEVPTEGVYKGKHVVVAPIRSKDGKAIAALGIVDILAIIDLQSIFQEYTSVLQEVENSEK